ATCCCGAGGCCATTCTCAACCGGCCTGCCCGGGACCCGGCACCTGAAAAAAAGAAAGCTGAACCCATGGCCCCGCAAATTGGAATTGAAGACTTTGCCAAGGTGGATCTGCGTGCCGCCAGGGTGATTTCAGCGGAAAAAGTCGCCAAAGCGGACAAACTGCTGAAGCTGGAAGTGGACATCGGCCACGAGACCCGCACTGTAGTGGCCGGCATTGCCAGGCTCTATGCACCGGAAGACCTGGTGGGCAAAACCGTTATTCTGGTGGCCAACCTGAAACCCGCAAAGCTCATGGGAATCCGCTCCGAGGGAATGGTGCTGGCGGCAGTCGATGGGCAGGACGGATCCGTAGCCGTGATAGACCGCCCGGTCCTGCCGGGAACCCGTCTGAAATAAGGCGCATCTGTATATCATGGATGCTTTTCGCAAGCGAAAAACCATCAACAGCCAGACAAAATTTCACAATACCGCCTGGCGCAAATACCAGTTCCGCCTGAGGCAAAAATCGGCAGCAAGGCAGGCCCTCAGACGGCTGCCGGCATACCTGCTGATTTTGTGCATCGGGCTGGGTTTGATCAAAGGTGGATTTTTTGTGGCCCACTGGTTTCAGAGCCGGCCGCTGCCGCAGCAGGCCGCTGTTAAACCGGAAACCGAGCGCGTCACCCGCGATGAGGTCCGGGCGCTTCTGGACCGCAGCGATCTGCTCAATCCCCTCACACCCGTGTTTTCCAAAAAAATCGCCGGCCGGGACTGCGCCCTTCATACCACCCTGAATGAAGACCTGCAGAAAGCCGTGCTTTCAATGATGGATCCCAAATATGCCCGGCAGATCGGTATTGTGGTCATGGACGCCCGGACCGGAAAAATCCTGGTCATGGCCTCCCATGACCGAAATAATCCGGATATGAACAACTGTACAAACGCCTCATTTCCCGCCGCCAGCCTGTTTAAGATCGTGAGTGCCGCAGGTGCCATCGATGACAGCGGCTTGACCCCGGAGACCCGCATGAGCTTTAACGGCGGTAAATACACCCTGTATCGCTCCCAGCTGGCGGACACGAAAAACAAATATACCAACTACGTAACCCTGGAAAAGGCCTTTGCCGAATCCATCAATCCGGTTTTCGGCAAAATCGGGCAAAACTACCTGGACAAGGCCCGCCTGGAAAAATATGCACAAGCCTTTTGGTTCAACCGGGAAATGGATTTCGATCTTCCCGTGGATGTCAGCGTTGCATCCGTATCCGAAAAACCTTATAATTGGGCGGAGATTGCCTGTGGTTTCAACAAAACCACGCAAATCTCCGCTTTGCATGCGGCAATGCTGTCAGCAGCAATTGTTCACAACGGGGCCATGATGCGGCCTTATTTTATTGAACGCGCAGTGTTAAACGATCGCGTTGTTTTCCGCCAGGATCGAAAAATGCTGACCAGATCCATCCATCCGGAAACGGCCCGGCAGATGCAGTCCATGATGAATGCCGCTGTAACCCGTGGCACGGCACGGGGCAGCTTTCGGGGCAGACAGGCAACCGCCATTTTCAAGAGGTTTGATGTGGGCGGCAAGACCGGTTCCATCAACGACAACCCGGCAAAGGTCAAATTTGACTGGTTTACCGGATATGCCAGACACCGTGAAACCGGAAACACCATCGCAGTCGGGGTGATCGTTGCCCACAAGAACTATATCGGCGTGCGGGCGGCTGAATATTTCCGCAGAATCGTTTACGAATACATGCAA
The Desulfosalsimonas propionicica DNA segment above includes these coding regions:
- a CDS encoding penicillin-binding transpeptidase domain-containing protein, which translates into the protein MDAFRKRKTINSQTKFHNTAWRKYQFRLRQKSAARQALRRLPAYLLILCIGLGLIKGGFFVAHWFQSRPLPQQAAVKPETERVTRDEVRALLDRSDLLNPLTPVFSKKIAGRDCALHTTLNEDLQKAVLSMMDPKYARQIGIVVMDARTGKILVMASHDRNNPDMNNCTNASFPAASLFKIVSAAGAIDDSGLTPETRMSFNGGKYTLYRSQLADTKNKYTNYVTLEKAFAESINPVFGKIGQNYLDKARLEKYAQAFWFNREMDFDLPVDVSVASVSEKPYNWAEIACGFNKTTQISALHAAMLSAAIVHNGAMMRPYFIERAVLNDRVVFRQDRKMLTRSIHPETARQMQSMMNAAVTRGTARGSFRGRQATAIFKRFDVGGKTGSINDNPAKVKFDWFTGYARHRETGNTIAVGVIVAHKNYIGVRAAEYFRRIVYEYMQQPLNQAKAPQDAVNDDT